From a single Acidobacteriota bacterium genomic region:
- a CDS encoding ABC transporter ATP-binding protein, producing MKYQNFHPPYAISQTEANPHRPLLNVEHLSFKYSKPILNAVSLSAFDGDLITILGANGAGKSTLLKIIVGLQKLQTGKVEIDGRELAKLSGKKLARLIGYVPQDTTLKFPITATEFVLQGRFAYGNLIGFESDEDIREAERAMDLTETTHLSACLMNELSGGERQRLMLARALAIRPRILVLDEPVANLDIAHQVKLFELVKRLTVEDRIAAIVVTHELNLAAEFSTQALLLKAGEVLAFGNPCEVMNEENLSVLFGANLFIDKNPLSGLPRITIASAQNRSTVLHHQR from the coding sequence ATGAAGTATCAAAATTTTCATCCCCCATACGCCATTAGCCAAACTGAAGCGAACCCTCATCGACCGCTTTTGAATGTGGAGCATCTGTCATTTAAATATTCAAAACCGATTTTAAATGCGGTTTCCTTATCAGCTTTTGATGGGGATTTGATTACCATTCTCGGCGCAAATGGCGCGGGAAAAAGTACGCTGTTAAAAATTATTGTCGGTTTGCAAAAATTGCAGACCGGCAAAGTCGAAATCGACGGCAGGGAACTTGCCAAATTGTCCGGGAAAAAACTCGCCAGACTCATTGGTTATGTTCCCCAGGATACCACCTTAAAATTTCCGATAACCGCAACGGAATTCGTTCTCCAGGGTCGATTCGCTTATGGCAATCTCATCGGCTTTGAAAGCGACGAGGATATTCGTGAAGCCGAGCGCGCTATGGATTTAACCGAAACCACACATCTGTCTGCCTGTTTGATGAACGAACTTTCGGGAGGCGAACGTCAACGTCTGATGCTTGCCCGCGCTTTAGCTATTCGCCCGCGAATTCTGGTTCTTGATGAACCGGTCGCCAATCTCGATATTGCCCATCAGGTAAAACTTTTTGAGTTGGTGAAGCGATTAACCGTTGAAGACCGGATTGCCGCAATTGTGGTGACTCATGAATTAAACCTGGCAGCGGAATTTTCAACTCAAGCTTTGTTGCTGAAAGCCGGTGAAGTGTTGGCGTTTGGCAACCCTTGCGAGGTGATGAACGAAGAAAATTTATCCGTTTTATTCGGAGCAAATTTATTCATCGATAAAAACCCGTTGAGCGGTTTGCCGAGAATCACCATCGCTTCTGCACAAAATCGTTCTACCGTTCTTCATCATCAGCGGTGA